The DNA segment atatacagGAATTTGCAGCACcctaaaaataatattttatgcaTATTTCACTCCTTCGCCCGCGTACAGCGTGCACTAGAACATATGTGACTGTCGTCATCACGTATACCGAGGCGAGAAGTTTTAGGCAGATCAATAACAAAATCCGCACAAATCGAGATACGATGAAATTAGACGAATACCAAAATTCATTCAGATATGCAAGGCAAAGTATAGaagaaatttgatataatttCAGGCGTAATTATCCGGAAACAATGCAAAATTCTTCGTATACGGATTTAAAGTGCTATTCACGTTTCGTAGAATTccattttttcatcttcatataAGATATAAAATGCCCCATTATTGCAAAAGACGTTTTCTTTGAAggtttcaaatcaattcGGATCAAGACAAAATGGGAGGTTTTAAAGGGCTCTTGTTAGCACTAGCATTAGTTCAATTTTGTATGGCCGCAACACCTTCGCCATGCCTGCCTCTTACTTCTCCATCATTAGGGTTTAATGCCGTCTTCTATCCTTATAGCTTTAGAGACGATACGTCGCTGAGGGActtgaattatatgaaCGGAGGCTATAAGTCGTTGAAGCCAATTGCTCTGGCATCTGGAATTACAGATATAAATTTTGCTATAGCTGCCGGTAGTAACCTGATTGTTAAAGGCCAAATTTATGGAAAAACTGTGACAGTTTCAAACTTTAGTGTTGAACTAACTGGTTACTTTCTTGCCCCAGAAACTGGTGATTACCAACTTCTGATGTCCGTGGATGACGGTGCGTTGGTTACATTCGGTGCTGGTCAGGCATTTGGGTGCTGTAACACAGTGTCAACATCCAATGACGGTAATTATGCTCTATTCACCCATTGGTATTCCACATCTAATGCTCCAGGACAAACAGTTTCTACACAACATCTTACGGCTGGATATTACTATCCtatgaagatattttatGTGAATATGCAAAATCCGATGAGTATGACTTTTAAAGTCACTACACCAAGTGGAAATGTGATTAccaattttaaaaatgttTACACCTTTGCAAATACGGATACTCATTGTCCTGCTGTCAGACCCACAACTACAGTCACCAAGACATGGACTGGTACCAACGCACAAACAACCACTAACAGCGCTACATCTTTCGGTACAGACACCGTTGAAATTGACATTCCTATCCCAACAGTGACCACCACTAAGACGTATACTGGGTCTGATATGACAACCATAACCCATACTGCTCCACCTGGAGAAACAGCCACCGTTGAAGTTGATGTTCCTATTCCAACCACTATCGTGATCAAAACTTGGACAGGATCTGATATTACAACTATTACCCACACTGCATCGCCAGGAGAAACAGCTACTGTTGAGGTTGATGTCCCAATTCCAACATTCACGACAACGAGAACATGGACCGGTTCTGACATTTCGACTACTACTCACACAGCATCCATTGGCGAAAATGCTACAGTTGAGGTCAATGTCCCAATTCCAACAATTACCACGACTAGAACATGGACTGGGTCTGATATGACAACCGTAACTCACACTGCACTGCCCGGTGAAACCGCCACCGTTGAAGTAGATGTTCCAATCCCAACTGTCACAACAACTAGGACATGGACAGGCTCCGAGTTTGTGACGACCACTCATTCTGTACCACCAGGAGAAACAGCTACGGTTGAAGTCGATGTCCCAATTCCAACCTTCACGACAACGAGAACATGGACCGGTTCTGACATTTCGACTACTACTCACACAGCATCAATAGGTGGAAATGCTACTGTTGAGGTTGATATTCCTATCCCAACAGTAACGACCACCAGAACATGGACCGGTAACGGTACTAGAACCATTACGCACACTGAGCCAGTTGGTGCAACTGCAACTGTTGAAGTTGATCTTCCGATTCCAACAGTTACCACAACGAAAACATGGACTGGGTCTGATATGACAACCATAACTCACACTGCACCACCTGGGGAAACAGCCACTGTTGAAGTCGAAGTTCCAGCGACTTCGAATTCGTCAATTTCTAGTATATCTCTGACATACTCCAGTGTACCAATTACATCGCCATTTGTGTCCTCAAGTATAACTAGTGGCGCAGGTGTACCATCTAGCACATTGAATTCAACAGTTTCAAGTGTACCATTTACATCACCCCATGCCTCCTCAGATATAAGTAGCGAGTCATTGACATCATCAAGGTCACTGAATTCAACAGTCTCAAGCGTACCAACCACATCATCCTATGCCTCCTCAGATATGAGTAGCGAGTCAGTGGTATCACCTAGCATGTCGAATTCGACAGTTTCCAGCATGTCAATATCGCCAACCATATCTAGTGCCCCAGCGTCATTTTCTAGTATGAAACCAAGCTCGATCGCATCTAGTGAATCAGATGTTCTGTCGATAATACCCTCCATGCCTGTTATAATCAGTTCATCTTCACGTCCTTATTACGGGAATTCATCATACCTACAATCTTCCACAATTGATTCAGTCTCTTCATCAGTGTCCTTAGACTTAAGCAGTGATACTACAAGTAACTATATCACTCCGACATCTTCCATGGACATCGTTTCTGAAAGTTCGAAAAACATAGAATCATTAGCTACTAGTGAGACTAATGAATACACTTCTGTGATGGAATCATCTGAATCACAAGTAAGTCCCGTGTCAAGTAGCATGCCGATAAGTGAGAACAGTGTACACTTTACCACAGAATATCCTTCCTCCTCTAATTCAGAAACATTTGTGACATCTGCTGCTAACCTAATTACTATTCCATCTCCTACTACGTCTCACAACAGAGAGCTGACAATTATGGTAACAGATCATACGACTCTTTCATCACTTTCAACTTCAGATTCAACGGATTCCAATTCTGTTATTCCAAATGAAAATACTTCTGaaagaaattcaaatcaattatcCACCAATTATAATAGTGCAACGGAATATGGAGGAAACACAGGTGAAAATAATACCCCGACATCTATCGTCACAGACCTGCTTACCATTGCGACAACTACGCCGAATACAAGCGCTTCTAGCAAAGGTAAATATGAAATGAGCGAAACTATATCTAATGAAGTCTCTAATACCAGCACTAGCATTGAATCTGTTGGAACTAATAGCGTACCTCATAATAATGGATCCGGTAATGGATCAAATAATGGATCTGGTGCCCAGTCTTATAGTGGGTCTAATAATGGATCTGGTGCTGAGTCTAATAATGGATCTAATAATGGATCTAATGGTAATGGGTCTAATAATAGATCAGGTACTGAGTCTAATAATGGATCTGGTAATGTATCTAACTCCTCGCCGACTGAAACAAATGGAAGTACAACCACATCTGCAATTGAAGGTACTTCCAACCCATCCATCTCCGCGCCAGCTTCAACGAGGGAATGGGCAACTTCGACTTCTGGCTTTACgacttcatcatcttcaccATCGTCCGTAAGTTCAGTTCCTACTGTCGCACCAATGACCGGATCTGGTTCTTTGACCAAACATATTTCCTTATCAACTTTAATTTTGAGTATGTTGATAGCCATGATAGTTTAGTTCGATTTTTCgaattcttttataaattaatatttttctgATATTTTACAGTTTCTTTTGACGTTTCTTTACTttcatattattgatattccaaggtttttttatttcattttctttctatcatttataatttctttagtCCTAAATGGGatctaataatatttatcaatttttataaatttgtaGATAACGCAGTTGGATATTTCACAAGGATTTGGAAGCAAATTTAGAACAATACGTGTCTTTCGAATGTACTATGATTGTATTATTGACTTGAACATTCAAAGTATAGATTCTGAATTAAATGGAAAGTTAGTGAAAGagcatatataaaataattttcttcGTGCCAAttgtaaattataatttagaattataCCACCGTATCGTGAATCAAGTAAGCTTCTATTCagatatatattgatatatgtTTATCGttaattttgtgtaacCAGAAGGAGGTTTTatatccaaattattacaaTATCTGTTATCAACTAAACAGAGATGCCTAAAgtaaataaagatattaaAGCGTGTCATTATTGCTATACAAAAAAGATCAAGTGTAGACGAGAATTACAAACGCAGCCATGCAAGAAATGTCAAGATTTAAATATCAAATGTGAGACTCGAGAacataatttgaaaattaccATCTCCAGAagtttatttgaagatcaaaaacaagaaattgCCATCTTGAAAGAAAAGCTTAAGAGTGCTGAAAATGCAAGGATTTCAATGGGAGATAGGattcaagaattggaaTCCTTAGGGAGACCAACGATACAACCAGATCCGACGGATGAATGTAATCTGTTTGGCATTGAATCGACATCGTCACTCCACTTCAATCAAAActtatattcattaattacCGGCGTAAAAAATGTTATGAATATCAATGATCCACCATCTGAATTATATCAGGATTATACCAGAAGCTCGAAATTATGCGTTTACAGCTTACCGGATAAGCAAACTGCTGTCTCTCTACTCAACGTAGCATACAAGACATTATGCTTTGATTATCATTTACTAATACGTAAAACTACGTCGTTTACAATTGACCAAATATACGACAATATAAGTTCTACATCTGTTGATAGGAATGAGGTTATTCgattattttttttgctTTCCTTCGgtgaattatataatacaCCATTATCTAAAAGCTATGAAGGGTATCCTggtttaaaatattttaaaattgGAATTAGTTTTCTTCAGGATTTGTATGAGACTCCAACGATAGGttatattgaaatcattttACTTGCATCACTTTACTTTAATTCCTTAAACCttttgaattattcttATGTTTATTTGGGTGTTGCTGCAAGATTGTCAATGATTATGGGGTTGAATAGAAGGTCTACctatgaaaatatatctcTATCCTTACACGAGAAAGAGCGATATAAACGAGTATGGTGGACAGTTTACATACTTGATGTTTTCTTGAGTTCAAATTTGGGTTATCTGATTTCTCTTAGCAAcgaaaataatattgatctaCCACAAGGAAAGTATAGTTTAGATTTGAAGCTAAAAGATGAATTCAATCCTGCATTCTTTTTGATCAAAAGAATTGAGTTGGCGAAGATAAATGTGTCAATTGtcaatgaaatttataCGTCTCGATCACTGGAGAATAGGCTAATGGAATCGATTAATCAGATTTTAAgtgaattgaattctttttatgctaatttaatattagatTCTAAGGACGTTGTCAACAACAATGATTTGGAGGTTTTTAATCGCTCAACagtttctttgaaattaagATATAATGAATGTGTGATATTGGCTACAAGACCtatttttctttccttTTTTGAGATAAATAGGACCAATAGTTGGGATGTAAATCTAATTAACAAGGAAACTTCGAGTATTATAAAACTATCTGAGGTTTGCATTCAGGCAGCAATGTCTAATTGTGACATTCTACATTCTTTATTCATCAACGAAAAGATATCATATTATGGGTATATTGATACCAACTTCTTATTTTCTGCTAcaacaataatattaatggGAAGCTCCATGGACTATTTTTCTTACGTTACACATCAGAATTCTGATTTGGAtcttaattcatttatgaATAGATCGGTCTCAATGATGGAGGCTATGCACGGTTTTGGTAACCTATCAGCCACAGAGTTTTTAAAACATATTACAAAATTGCGATCTAATTTGAAGAGTGCAAAGGAAGCCACTCATAAAGACAACTGCCACACatccaatttttttcttgatctTGATTTTGAGACTTTGGAACAGGAGTTGCAGGAATATATACCAGGAGAGTTTAATATCAATCCTTTAACAGATTCTATATTCCTTCATCAATCCCCATCCATTTCTTAGAAAAGCCATGgttttatttatttctttaaaatttttttttcaactaTATCAGATACGCATCCTAATTCAAAAAACTGAAAGGTATAAATTCTAATAGGTATATGGAGCTTTTGAGTCATTTATGCATATTCACATCAGTATTACCTTtgtaaaatatataatatttattataattgttTTACGTTTACACATGCCGGACATTTAAAGAAGggaaaatattattactagTGCTTCTGGATGGATAATGAGCTATACTGAGATCTTGATTACTTCGGAAAATGATTTCGCAAAGTAATgaatattactattatttaAACCGGCTATATTAACGCGACCATTCGAAGGAATAAAGAtatgatattcttcaacCAATAATTTACATTGGACCTTAGACAAACCACTGAACCAAAATAAACCATTCTGATTTAACAAATGATCGAAGCTGCCTGGAGTTTGATactttatcaataaatcatgAAGCTCAATTCTTTTATCAACTAGTCTCTTATAGATTGTTCTTAAATCGTTTCTCCATTGTTCAGTTAATTTTGGGTCGTTTGCTATAATGACAGCCAACCTAGCCCCATAAGCTGGCGCACTTGAACACTCTCTTCTGAATATACTTCTTAATTGATCAGAGACAATTTCAgctaattttttttcacatACTACGACGTGAAGTGCACCAACCCTTTCGCTATATAACCCCAAGTTTTTGGAGAATGATTGACAGACCAAAAATTGCAATCCTTTAGCATAGTATAATCTAATAGGTTTTGCGTCCACCGCAATGTCACCTGAACCAAACCCTTGATAGGCAGAATCAAACACTGGcatgatttttttttcttgcATTTTATCAGCCAAAATTTTCCACTGatctattgaaaaatcagTACCGGTGGGATTATGACAACATAATTGTAGGATGAATACTGAATGCATCTTAGCTTTAGAAATGGCTTCTAAAACGCTTTCAAAATCAAGACTTCTTGTCAACGGATTGTAATGAACATATTCCACGACTTCAGCATTGGCTGCTTTAATCATTGGAGCGTAATTGGGCCAAGTTGGTGTTCCAATATAGAAATTGGTAAGTTTGCAGCAGTCCACTAGAAATTTAATAGCTATACTGCAAGCACCGGTTCCAGATATTGTTTGACATGTAGCAATATATCCACCAGTAGAAATATCTTTCCCAAATATGATATCAGCAGCCATCAGGTTGAAGTTTTTGATACCTAGGGTAAAATTATAGTCATGCCCGGGATCATTTGCATGTAATACTCCTTTAGCTGCTTTTACTGATGATAATGTATACGACTCACCATTCTCCCCTCTATATACTCCTGCGGAAACATCAACCTTACTGGATTGAcaattttcaagttttATCTTAAGATCATTCATTTCATCTTTGGGAGCTAGAGTTAAATCTCCGAAAAATTCGTATTGTAccattattttattaataacaGCTACCGCCTTTCCTTTTCAATCAGCAATTACTtcatcataataataaaatgaGCGGAAATTTCATAGTTTTATATTCATAGTATGAATGGGGAAGAAATACCCCAATTGTTATGCTCTATTTCAGACTATTGTGGCTTTACTTTCATTGATATCGGAGGATTCACGCCGAAGccattttgcaatcaacTTATTGCAGTTGATTTTCGGTCACCACCCTCCGAGATTCGGTTGGTGCCAACCGAAATAACCCAAAAATATGCTCAATCAAACACAGTACAActaatatttaaatcaagaTTAATGActcaaattataaatgatattaaagAGAGGACTAGATATAAGAAATGTGTAGCTTTATTAAGAATAATCTTTTAGAAGCCATTAAACATGGAAAGATAACGTTTACCTTAACTGTGAAAATCTCGCGCACCTGTGAGATTGTTCCGATTGCAAAAACCTCTGGTTATGATGGCATTTTCATTGACGGAGAACATTCCTCGTTAAATTCCcaaataattaatgatttatgtATCACATCTTTAGGTTATGGTATCTCCCCAATTGTTAGAGTTCCTGGTTGTGATGCTGCGTTTATTACGAATGTTTTAGATGGAGGCGCACAGGGTATTGTTATACCCCATATTAACACTATTGATGATGTTGTGAAGTGTGTCAAGGCTTCTAAATTTGCACCTTTAGGTGAAAGGTCTGTATCTTCGGGGTTTCCAAACTTTCAGTTCAGCTCTGTTGGTTTTGAAGATGCCTCCGAAATATTAAACGCAAATACTCTAACAATTCCAATGATTGAAACTAAAGAAGGGCTTAAGAATATAAAGAGTATCGCAAAAATTGAAGGGGTTGATGCCATTCTTATTGGTTCTAGTGATTTGACGTCAGAATTAGGCATACCTCTTGATTTTAAAAACCCAATTTACCTAGATGCATGTGAAAGGATAATTGAGGCATGTAACCAAAATAGTATCATGGTTGGAATCGGAGGAATTCAGAATAATCctgaaataatttctttcttctgcACAAAAGGAGTTAGGTGGTTTTTAGGTGCACAGGACTCCTCTTGCTTGGCTAGTGAATGCAAAAGACTGGGTCAGATTCTCAGAAGTATTACTTCTAAGTATTTATCATAAATATGATTAATATAATGGCTTTCGTACCTTCTTTAACTAGTAGATGTTTCTTATAAGTAActttttaatgaattttattttcattaagcCAAATAGAACTTCCAggaaaatatatattcattgtTCTACTTGGAGTTGGAATTAAATTAGGCCGAGCGCTATACATATTGTTAAGGTGATAGCGACATTGAGGCAATATAAATAAGACTTGTATTCTTTTCGCCAGTACAGTAGATATTGTAACTTCGACTTATAATAAtgtttattgatatttttacaTACGTAAGAGAATAAGGTTCTTTTCCT comes from the Debaryomyces hansenii CBS767 chromosome B complete sequence genome and includes:
- a CDS encoding DEHA2B02244p (weakly similar to uniprot|P38894 Saccharomyces cerevisiae YHR211w FLO5 lectin-like protein), coding for MGGFKGLLLALALVQFCMAATPSPCSPLTSPSLGFNAVFYPYSFRDDTSSRDLNYMNGGYKSLKPIASASGITDINFAIAAGSNSIVKGQIYGKTVTVSNFSVELTGYFLAPETGDYQLSMSVDDGALVTFGAGQAFGCCNTVSTSNDGNYALFTHWYSTSNAPGQTVSTQHLTAGYYYPMKIFYVNMQNPMSMTFKVTTPSGNVITNFKNVYTFANTDTHCPAVRPTTTVTKTWTGTNAQTTTNSATSFGTDTVEIDIPIPTVTTTKTYTGSDMTTITHTAPPGETATVEVDVPIPTTIVIKTWTGSDITTITHTASPGETATVEVDVPIPTFTTTRTWTGSDISTTTHTASIGENATVEVNVPIPTITTTRTWTGSDMTTVTHTASPGETATVEVDVPIPTVTTTRTWTGSEFVTTTHSVPPGETATVEVDVPIPTFTTTRTWTGSDISTTTHTASIGGNATVEVDIPIPTVTTTRTWTGNGTRTITHTEPVGATATVEVDLPIPTVTTTKTWTGSDMTTITHTAPPGETATVEVEVPATSNSSISSISSTYSSVPITSPFVSSSITSGAGVPSSTLNSTVSSVPFTSPHASSDISSESLTSSRSSNSTVSSVPTTSSYASSDMSSESVVSPSMSNSTVSSMSISPTISSAPASFSSMKPSSIASSESDVSSIIPSMPVIISSSSRPYYGNSSYLQSSTIDSVSSSVSLDLSSDTTSNYITPTSSMDIVSESSKNIESLATSETNEYTSVMESSESQVSPVSSSMPISENSVHFTTEYPSSSNSETFVTSAANLITIPSPTTSHNRESTIMVTDHTTLSSLSTSDSTDSNSVIPNENTSERNSNQLSTNYNSATEYGGNTGENNTPTSIVTDSLTIATTTPNTSASSKGKYEMSETISNEVSNTSTSIESVGTNSVPHNNGSGNGSNNGSGAQSYSGSNNGSGAESNNGSNNGSNGNGSNNRSGTESNNGSGNVSNSSPTETNGSTTTSAIEGTSNPSISAPASTREWATSTSGFTTSSSSPSSVSSVPTVAPMTGSGSLTKHISLSTLILSMLIAMIV
- a CDS encoding DEHA2B02266p (weakly similar to uniprot|P25502 Saccharomyces cerevisiae YKL015w PUT3 positive regulator of PUT genes), with product MPKVNKDIKACHYCYTKKIKCRRELQTQPCKKCQDLNIKCETREHNLKITISRSLFEDQKQEIAILKEKLKSAENARISMGDRIQELESLGRPTIQPDPTDECNSFGIESTSSLHFNQNLYSLITGVKNVMNINDPPSELYQDYTRSSKLCVYSLPDKQTAVSLLNVAYKTLCFDYHLLIRKTTSFTIDQIYDNISSTSVDRNEVIRLFFLLSFGELYNTPLSKSYEGYPGLKYFKIGISFLQDLYETPTIGYIEIILLASLYFNSLNLLNYSYVYLGVAARLSMIMGLNRRSTYENISLSLHEKERYKRVWWTVYILDVFLSSNLGYSISLSNENNIDLPQGKYSLDLKLKDEFNPAFFLIKRIELAKINVSIVNEIYTSRSSENRLMESINQILSELNSFYANLILDSKDVVNNNDLEVFNRSTVSLKLRYNECVILATRPIFLSFFEINRTNSWDVNLINKETSSIIKLSEVCIQAAMSNCDILHSLFINEKISYYGYIDTNFLFSATTIILMGSSMDYFSYVTHQNSDLDLNSFMNRSVSMMEAMHGFGNLSATEFLKHITKLRSNLKSAKEATHKDNCHTSNFFLDLDFETLEQELQEYIPGEFNINPLTDSIFLHQSPSIS
- a CDS encoding DEHA2B02288p (similar to uniprot|P23542 Saccharomyces cerevisiae YLR027c AAT2 cytosolic aspartate aminotransferase), coding for MVQYEFFGDLTLAPKDEMNDLKIKLENCQSSKVDVSAGVYRGENGESYTLSSVKAAKGVLHANDPGHDYNFTLGIKNFNSMAADIIFGKDISTGGYIATCQTISGTGACSIAIKFLVDCCKLTNFYIGTPTWPNYAPMIKAANAEVVEYVHYNPLTRSLDFESVLEAISKAKMHSVFILQLCCHNPTGTDFSIDQWKILADKMQEKKIMPVFDSAYQGFGSGDIAVDAKPIRLYYAKGLQFLVCQSFSKNLGLYSERVGALHVVVCEKKLAEIVSDQLRSIFRRECSSAPAYGARLAVIIANDPKLTEQWRNDLRTIYKRLVDKRIELHDLLIKYQTPGSFDHLLNQNGLFWFSGLSKVQCKLLVEEYHIFIPSNGRVNIAGLNNSNIHYFAKSFSEVIKISV
- a CDS encoding DEHA2B02310p (similar to uniprot|Q7WNI8 Bordetella bronchiseptica BB1049 putative aldolase), producing MCSFIKNNLLEAIKHGKITFTLTVKISRTCEIVPIAKTSGYDGIFIDGEHSSLNSQIINDLCITSLGYGISPIVRVPGCDAAFITNVLDGGAQGIVIPHINTIDDVVKCVKASKFAPLGERSVSSGFPNFQFSSVGFEDASEILNANTLTIPMIETKEGLKNIKSIAKIEGVDAILIGSSDLTSELGIPLDFKNPIYLDACERIIEACNQNSIMVGIGGIQNNPEIISFFCTKGVRWFLGAQDSSCLASECKRSGQILRSITSKYLS